In Struthio camelus isolate bStrCam1 chromosome 4, bStrCam1.hap1, whole genome shotgun sequence, a genomic segment contains:
- the BBS12 gene encoding Bardet-Biedl syndrome 12 protein, translated as MRCCMLAMAFREVNARRHVGLQQLSSLALVGRTLLGPMKSCKFIVDESTNQSVLTCSAVRLIESLDLSSAAGQLLNETVQAQNKEFKTGTSTLLFLVGAWSNAVLECLQQNVPVSVIVSVMSEGLNSCCEKVQCLQLSIHDVNKELCCSSVRTSIFENKTSQIGSNSILNPPVDFQKGISASEEVVPRNPHSHPEDGCNFSNSCLVSTLTGFGSIASLIKPVDDKSKSVISGSGVILSSCNKQKLSHSRYFSTLAKSNFSSLSGNFEGYLSGQSAYPCECSGFGHLAMALSHGNRTNVKLLQNIVAYQQQGAECSGSSRFNITEIATCCLLGLPESYSCVCPGFITLVSPEQATVTKYLQGKPLWILLMDGDLTEQYRHLGFNRPRNVRTILERPSLQDGRSGDLWLSSVLDTLRRFEVNLILVRGNVCEKLMERCIANNILVIGSVTRNVLGVFGEVTSAQPLTYLAQLNARYLGRGAQVELWRACDGHAVELGELVPVRIKVQGIPLLTAMLTTTVASKMQLIEDQFWTFVYRLHHALNEGKVFLGGGAVELLCLSHIQMLAEQSLKPANTNAEREFHNPLWPAASSTEYRSVVLRALASGWSQFLSAVLCNTAKATSGFEAHTLIKCHLKKAADYGSPSAYVLKEFRRVGMVQGGSDPFTDPREGLNVYDNVTAKTEAWRRALDLVLLVLQTDAEIITGPKRNQLLHSHVSSEFLFL; from the exons ATGAG ATGCTGCATGCTGGCCATGGCTTTCAGGGAAGTGAATGCAAGAAGGCATGTTGGACTTCAGCAGCTTTCATCCTTAGCGTTAGTTGGAAGAACGCTACTGGGGCCAATGAAGTCATGCAAATTTATTGTGGACGAAAGCACCAACCAGAGCGTGTTGACTTGTTCCGCAGTTAGACTGATCGAAAGTTTGGATTTAAGTAGTGCTGCTGGACAGCTTCTTAATGAAACCGTTCAGGCACAAAACAAGGAATTTAAAACTGGCACGAGTACCCTGTTGTTTCTTGTTGGCGCATGGAGCAATGCCGTGCTAGAGTGCCTCCAGCAGAATGTTCCTGTTTCAGTAATAGTATCCGTGATGTCTGAGGGGTTGAACTCTTGCTGTGAGAAAGTTCAGTGTCTTCAACTATCAATACACGATGTAAATAAAGAGCTATGTTGTAGCAGTGTTAGGACaagcatttttgaaaacaaaacttccCAGATTGGATCTAATAGTATTCTAAATCCTCCAGTGGATTTTCAGAAAGGCATTTCTGCATCAGAAGAAGTTGTTCCAAGAAATCCTCATTCCCATCCAGAAGATGGTTGTAATTTCAGTAACAGCTGTCTGGTTTCAACTTTGACAGGCTTTGGTTCGATAGCTTCCCTCATCAAACCAGTGGATGACAAAAGTAAATCTGTGATTTCTGGAAGCGGTGTTATCCTATCCAGCtgtaacaaacaaaaattaagtcACAGTAGATACTTCAGCACTCTagcaaaaagcaatttttcaAGTCTGTCAGGCAATTTTGAGGGTTATCTCTCAGGACAGTCAGCATATCCATGTGAATGTAGTGGTTTTGGACACCTGGCAATGGCTCTGAGCCATGGAAACCGGACTAACGTGAAACTGCTACAGAACATTGTTGCCTATCAACAACAGGGAGCTGAGTGCAGTGGTTCTTCCCGCTTTAACATCACAGAAATTGCAACGTGCTGTTTACTGGGCCTGCCTGAAAGTTATTCTTGTGTTTGCCCAGGCTTTATCACACTAGTGTCACCAGAACAAGCCACAGTTACCAAATACCTTCAGGGCAAACCCCTTTGGATTCTGCTGATGGATGGTGACCTAACTGAACAGTATCGCCACTTAGGTTTTAACAGGCCACGTAATGTAAGGACCATATTGGAGCGTCCAAGCCTCCAAGATGGCAGATCAGGAGACTTGTGGCTAAGCAGCGTGTTAGACACGCTAAGACGTTTTGAGGTAAACTTGATTTTGGTTAGAGGAAACGTGTGTGAAAAATTGATGGAAAGATGCATTGCAAACAACATATTGGTAATTGGTTCTGTGACTCGCAATGTGTTAGGTGTGTTTGGGGAGGTCACCAGTGCCCAGCCACTGACATACCTCGCTCAGCTGAATGCCCGTTACCTagggaggggggcccaggtggAGTTGTGGAGGGCTTGTGATGGGCATGCGGTTGAGCTGGGTGAGCTTGTGCCAGTCAGGATAAAAGTGCAAGGAATTCCCCTGCTCACAGCCATGCTCACTACTACCGTAGCGTCAAAGATGCAGCTCATTGAAGACCAGTTCTGGACATTTGTGTATCGACTCCATCATGCTTTAAATGAAGGGAAGGTTTTTCTTGGTGGTGGTGCAGTTGAGCTCTTATGCCTTAGTCACATTCAGATGCTTGCAGAACAGTCTTTAAAGCCAGCAAATACAAATGCTGAGAGAGAGTTTCATAATCCTCTTTGGCCGGCAGCATCTTCGACCGAGTATAGATCAGTTGTGCTCCGAGCATTAGCAAGTGGCTGGAGCCAGTTTCTTTCAGCAGTTTTGTGTAACACTGCAAAAGCCACTTCGGGGTTTGAAGCACATACCTTAATTAAATGTCACCTCAAAAAGGCAGCTGACTATGGCTCTCCCTCAGCGTATGTATTGAAAGAGTTTAGAAGAGTTGGTATGGTCCAGGGAGGTTCTGATCCCTTCACTGATCCCAGGGAGGGTTTAAACGTTTATGATAATGTTACAGCCAAAACGGAGGCATGGCGGAGAGCTCTAGACTTGGTGTTGCTAGTGCTTCAAACAGATGCTGAAATTATCACGGGTCCCAAAAGGAATCAGCTGTTACACTCGCATGTGTCAAgtgaatttctgtttttatag